Proteins from a genomic interval of Lemur catta isolate mLemCat1 chromosome 17, mLemCat1.pri, whole genome shotgun sequence:
- the LOC123622604 gene encoding cystatin-C-like, with product MAGSSRAPMLLLAALAVALAVSSAAAATSGRRSPMVGGLMDANVNEEDVQRALDFAISEYNKASNDRYHSRALQVVRARKQVVAGMNYFLDVKIGRTTCTKSQPNLDNCPFHEQPHLKREELCSFQIYTVPWLGKISVVKSSCQNA from the exons ATGGCCGGCTCCTCGCGCGCCCCGATGCTCCTGCTGGCCGCGCTGGCCGTGGCCCTGGCCGTGAGCTCCGCGGCCGCCGCTACCTCGGGCCGGCGGTCGCCCATGGTGGGCGGCCTCATGGACGCCAACGTCAACGAGGAGGACGTGCAGCGCGCGCTGGACTTCGCCATCAGCGAGTACAACAAGGCGAGCAACGACAGGTACCACAGCCGCGCCCTGCAGGTGGTGCGCGCCCGGAAGCAG GTCGTGGCTGGGATGAACTACTTCTTAGATGTGAAGATTGGCCGGACCACGTGTACCAAGTCCCAGCCCAACTTGGACAACTGTCCCTTCCATGAGCAGCCGCATCTGAAGAGG GAAGAGCTGTGCTCTTTCCAGATCTACACTGTTCCCTGGCTGGGCAAAATAAGCGTGGTGAAATCCAGCTGTCAGAACGCCTAG